Proteins co-encoded in one Medicago truncatula cultivar Jemalong A17 chromosome 8, MtrunA17r5.0-ANR, whole genome shotgun sequence genomic window:
- the LOC112417452 gene encoding uncharacterized protein gives MTSNHESEIFNQEIDNGDVQQQNSNEMHHLPDLNINVAQNIDLNIIPNSPLQFSFDLNVQPFDTCLNEDVQEHIESEQYEENYAENSNVLHEDIGLESTEKSVDGKLKRGMTSLVASQFSLHIRYVQRIWKLAENKGVHADVSSKRAGNCGRKRVVDLDRVRDIPLKKRTTIRDLSEALDVSRGTLSRCIRSKEIRKNSNAIKPALTEGNKARLQFCISMLDSASIDHDPIFKGMYNTVHIDEKWFYLKEKSKKFYLVHDEEDPIFSCQSKNYIPKIMFLVAIARPRFDAQGKEIFSGKIGAFPLITREPARRSSVNRPAGTLETKPIQLITRNVIKKCVLEQVVPSMMELWPIEERGQPIFIQQDNAKTHIDSEDQDFRCVASQNGFDIRLVRQPPNSPDLNVLDLGFFRSIQALQHKKSPNSVDDLVDAVQKSFEEYDTILSNRIFLSLQSCMIEIMKVKGTHNYKIPHMKKEQLERRKELPTQRKCDIQLVQEVLSYLDQ, from the exons ATGACTTCAAATCATGAATCTGaaatttttaatcaagaaaTTGATAATGGAGATGTCCAGcaacaaaattcaaatgaaatgCATCATCTCCCCGATTTAAACATCAATGTAGCACAAAATATTGATCTTAATATCATTCCAAATTCTCCACTGCAATTTTCGTTTGACTTGAATGTGCAACCATTTGATACATGTTTGAATGAAGATGTCCAGGAGCATATTG AAAGTGAACAGTATGAagaaaattatgcagaaaataGCAATGTACTACATGAAGATATTGGATTAGAATCTACGG AGAAaagtgttgatggaaaattgaaAAGAGGAATGACCAGCTTAGTGGCGTCGCAATTTTCACTTCATATACGGTATGTTCAACGTATTTGGAAACTTGCCGAGAACAAAGGAGTGCATGCTGATGTGTCTAGTAAAAGGGCAGGAAATTGTGGGCGCAAGAGAGTAGTAGACCTTGATCGAGTTCGTGacattcctttgaaaaaaagaacaacTATTAGAGATCTTTCTGAAGCATTGGACGTGAGTAGGGGCACTTTGTCAAGATGTATTCGGTCAAAAGAAATACGAAAAAACTCAAATGCTATAAAACCTGCATTAACGGAAGGAAATAAAGCTCGATTACAATTTTGCATATCAATGCTTGATAGTGCTAGCATAGATCATGATCCAATTTTCAAGGGGATGTATAACACCGTTCACATTGACGAGAAGTGgttttatttgaaagaaaagtcTAAGAAGTTTTACTTGGTCCATGATGAAGAAGATCCAATTTTCAGTTGTCAAAGCAAAAATTACATaccaaaaatcatgtttttagtGGCCATTGCTAGACCAAGATTTGATGCACAAGGAAAAGAAATATTCTCCGGGAAAATTGGTGCATTTCCCTTAATAACAAGAGAGCCAGCTAGAAGGTCTAGTGTAAATAGACCTGCTGGTACACTTGAGACAAAACCAATACAATTGATTACTAGAAATGTCATCAAGAaatgtgtgcttgagcaagttGTACCTTCCATGATGGAACTATGGCCAATTGAAGAAAGGGGTCAACCAATATTTATTCAACAAGACAATGCAAAAACACACATTGATTCTGAAGATCAAGATTTTCGTTGTGTAGCCTCACAAAATGGATTTGATATTCGTTTGGTGCGTCAACCACCAAACTCTCCTGATTTAAATGTTTTAGATCTTGGTTTCTTTAGGTCAATTCAAGCCTTACAACACAAGAAGTCTCCTAACTCTGTTGATGATCTTGTGGATGCAGTTCAAAAGTCATTTGAAGAGTATGACACTATCCTGTCAAATCGTATATTTTTATCACTTCAATCATGTATGATTGAAATCATGAAAGTAAAAGGTACCCACAACTACAAGATTCCACATATGAAAAAAGAACAATTAGAAAGAAGAAAGGAATTGCCAACACAAAGGAAATGTGATATTCAATTGGTGCAAGAGGTTCTTAGTTATTTAGATCAATAG